A single genomic interval of Candidatus Methylomirabilota bacterium harbors:
- a CDS encoding NAD(P)-dependent oxidoreductase translates to MRIGFIGLGNMGGPMALNLIKAGHTLVVYDVRGESAKPHLDAGATWADGPKDVAHAGELILTSLPGPAEVEAVALGPNGLLEGAQPGSIYADLSTNSPTVMRKIHAAFKVKGVHVLDSPVSGGVVGAKRGSLQVMIGGEEGVYNEVKGVLGAIGNNVGYMGAIGSGTIAKLVHNMISILSRSLIAEGFTLGVKAGVKPEALLEAIRGASYGQGLILSHMIPDVVFKGEFDTVRFALKLARKDVGLATALAREYDVPMPMAAVGEQILIEAMARGWGDRDSTSPWELQEEAARVKVRSTK, encoded by the coding sequence ATGCGCATCGGATTCATCGGGCTCGGAAACATGGGTGGGCCGATGGCCCTCAACCTCATCAAGGCCGGCCACACGCTCGTCGTCTACGACGTGCGGGGCGAATCGGCGAAGCCGCACCTGGACGCGGGCGCCACATGGGCCGACGGCCCGAAGGACGTGGCGCATGCCGGCGAGCTGATCCTCACGTCGCTTCCGGGGCCGGCGGAGGTCGAAGCCGTCGCGCTCGGCCCGAACGGCCTTCTCGAGGGCGCGCAGCCCGGCAGCATCTACGCGGACCTCTCGACAAACTCGCCGACCGTGATGCGGAAAATCCATGCCGCGTTCAAGGTGAAGGGCGTGCACGTGCTCGACTCTCCGGTGTCGGGCGGGGTCGTCGGCGCCAAGCGCGGCAGTCTCCAGGTCATGATCGGCGGTGAGGAAGGCGTCTACAACGAAGTGAAGGGCGTGCTCGGCGCCATCGGCAACAACGTGGGCTACATGGGCGCCATCGGCTCCGGCACGATCGCGAAGCTCGTCCACAACATGATCAGCATCCTCTCGCGCTCGCTCATCGCGGAGGGCTTCACGCTCGGCGTGAAGGCGGGCGTGAAGCCCGAGGCGCTGCTGGAGGCGATCCGCGGTGCGTCGTACGGGCAGGGCCTGATCCTCTCGCACATGATCCCCGACGTCGTCTTCAAGGGGGAGTTCGACACCGTGCGCTTCGCGCTGAAGCTGGCGCGCAAGGACGTCGGCCTCGCGACGGCGCTCGCGCGCGAGTACGACGTCCCGATGCCGATGGCGGCGGTCGGCGAGCAGATCCTGATCGAAGCGATGGCGCGCGGCTGGGGCGATCGCGATTCGACCTCGCCGTGGGAGCTGCAGGAGGAAGCGGCGCGCGTGAAGGTGCGATCCACGAAATGA